One stretch of Eupeodes corollae chromosome 2, idEupCoro1.1, whole genome shotgun sequence DNA includes these proteins:
- the LOC129947008 gene encoding sulfotransferase 1B1-like, giving the protein MFQVEEIKNSTALNFKNKGGSGLVNVLPLDNIPVELPESWTFKATCMPIEYKNKAEAFANFEVRQDDIWVVTYPKCGTTWTQEMTWMLAHDLNFKESNSVDIAERSIFFEMEGLVPTDTCESFELLSNQKSPRVIKTHLPIGLLPRDIWRKKCKIIYTSRDPKDTLVSFFYHFNGATQYKGSIEEFAEQFLTDNMIYCSFWNHVLEFWLIREQSNILFITFEDMKKDLRTILKKTSKFLKKDYTEEELSQLMEHLSFDNMKENATCNNQAHVKALYTFNQLEYDEKTSFKFMRKGQVGGYKNVLPLKYVEKINAKTKEIFKPYDLNLYCDK; this is encoded by the exons ATGTTTCaagttgaagaaattaaaaattcaaccgcacttaattttaaaaacaaaggagGATCAGGACTTGTTAATGTTCTTCCTTTAGATAATATTCCGGTGGAACTTCCCGAGTCGTGGACTTTTAAAGCAACTTGTATGCCAATTGAGTATAAAAACAAAGCAGAAGCTTTTGCTAATTTTGAAGTTCGACAAGATGATATCTGGGTAGTTACATATCCAAAATGTGGAACTACTTGGACACAGGAAATGACATGGATGTTGGCTCATGACTTGAATTTTAAAGAATCAAATTCAGTTGATATAGCTGAACGAAGCATATTTTTTGA AATGGAAGGATTAGTACCGACAGATACTTGCGAAAGCTTTGAAttactaagcaatcaaaagtCTCCTAGAGTCATAAAGACTCATTTGCCAATTGGATTACTTCCCAGAGATATTTGGAGAAAAAAGTGCAAA ataATCTATACATCTCGGGATCCTAAAGATACattggtttcctttttttatcatttcaatGGTGCTACACAATATAAAGGAAGCATTGAAGAATTTGCTGAACAATTTTTAACTGATAATATGATATATTGTTCATTTTGGAATCATGTTCTTGAATTTTGGCTTATTCGAGAGCAatcaaatattctttttattacttTCGAAGATATGAAAAAAGATTTGAGaacgatcttaaaaaaaacatcaaaattcctCAAAAAAGATTACACCGAAGAAGAACTAAGCCAACTTATGGAACATTTATCGTTCGATAATATGAAAG aaaatgcAACTTGTAACAATCAGGCTCATGTCAAAGCTCTATATACTTTCAATCAATTAGAATATGATgaaaaaacttcatttaaatttatgagAAAAGGGCAAGTTGGGGGATATAAGAATGTATTACCACTTAAGTACGTAGAAAAGATCAATGCTAAGACGAAAGAGATCTTTAAGCCGTATGATCTCAATTTATACtgtgataaataa